From Sphingobacteriales bacterium:
CACCCACACGGGTAATGGCCATTGGGTTCGGCGAACGGCAGCTAATTAACCGATGCGCTAATAATGTGCCTTGTACCGAAACCGAACACCAAGAAAACAACCGCTTTGAAGTGCGGCTAACTACCCAACCCGGCGACAATGTTTTAGTGGCAGTCCTTACACCGCCACCGCCACCCATTGCCAAACCCGATACTATAATTGATAGCTTGGGTAATATTACACTTGTTTTACCCCCAACGGCAATTGAGAATAAACCTGCGCCACCTAAATTAATTTTAAACAGCGCACCTATAATTGAGTATGATATTTTTGGAAATCAACTTCCGGTAGTACAAACAAAAAACATTAATTTGCCTACCCCACCAACACCAGTTGATACTACTGCAACTATTTTGCCTAATATCATCAACAACGACACTCCGCTACTTGACCCACAACTGCCCGATTATCGTTTTAAATTAGTAATTGGGCCATTTAAAGAAATGAACAACGATATTTTTTACCGTTTTAAAGAACTTTTTCCGGATATTGAACAAGAGTACAGCGTAAAAGGTATGCAATTAACCACTCAAGAAATTAGCTCACTAACCGATGCCGAGTATAAGGCAGATTTGGCCAAACAAAATGATGCTCCTAAAACAAAAATAATACCTTATTTAGATGGGCAACCTGTTGATATAAGCATAAAAAAGCTTAAAAAATTAGGTGTGAAATAATTTTATCACACAACTAAGGGGTAGCAGCTTAACCGTTTTAGCGGTTATAAATATTTTAAAATTTCGGCAGCTTTTGTTTTGCGTTGTTCGCTTTCCATCTTTTTTAGCAAGGGTTTTGCTTCTTTTGGCCTTTTTAGTTCAATTAACGCCAAGGCAGTAAACCAATTTTTAGCCTCAATGGTAGCGGGGTCAGTCATTTTTTCAAAGGCAATTATTGCCATTTCGTATTTTGGGTTAGATTGTAAATACATATACGATAAACCCAAGTATAGGTTAAACTGGCTCATTTTATCGGGGGGTAGGTTTTGAATATTAGTAAGGGTTACAAATCCGGAAATTGCTTTTTCATAATTGCCGTTTTTATAGGCATCATAAGCGTTGCGCTCTGTATCTTCGCCATTAAAATCGCCCATAGTGCTTAACTCGCCGGGCAATGGGTACGGCGTTTTTATTTCGGTCTGCGCCAGTGCAATTGCCTTCTCGTTTTGCCCACCGCTTGGCCACAATAACCATACGGCAGCAATCAAAACAAATAGTGCGGCTATGCGCATAGCTATTATTCGGGTTGCCTGGCCTTTGGCTGCGCTTGGCGCCTGAGTATTTGAAATAGCAGGTTGGCCGGCTGCTTCGGCTACAAACTCGGGCTTTAGCCCTTCTGTTTCTGCTATTTTTTTCAAGCGCTGGCTTTCTTTTATTTTTTGGTCGGCCATAATTGTTAAGTGAAGTTCTACCTCCTCTTTAAATTCGGCATCATTTTGTAAAGCCAAATTAAATTCGGCAAGTTGGGTTTGGTCGAGTTCGCCGTTGGCATATTGGCGAATAAGGTTCAGTTTATTATCTTCGGTAATCATATCGTTATTAATTTATGTCGTTAAAGCGAGTATTAGGGGGTGTATGGTTTTACAGAAATGTGATTTTTATTTAAATTTACGGAACAAGAGTTTATATTAAAGCAGGTTTCTTGCCATCAATTTATTTTATCCGGATTAAATAAAATTGTTTTCAGTACAGTTAGTTAGTCAGTTTAATTTAAAAAAATCTTTAGCAATACTTTTTAAGCGGTCTTTACAGCGCCCCATTTCGGAGGTAATTACCCTTGCATTTTTAAATTGGTATTTTTCGACTAAAAATCGGGGTGGTATATCTTTGTAAATGGTATCGGTTAGTAAATCTTGGCAACGTTGCCCAAGTTCAGCGAAAGCCTTTCTGAGTGCGTCAATTTTTTTAAGCTCATTTTCGCGTTCTTCGTTCAAAATCATCGAGTCGCTCCCTTCATTATTATCTCGTTCATCTAATTCGGCAATCATTTCTTCAACCGATTGCAGTGGTTTTTTCTTCCAGCGGTCGCGCAGCATATTTACTGCTATGGTTGTTAAATACCCTTTTATGTTTTGAAAACTAACTTCGTTAGCCATTACTTTTTCTCTGAATTTTAGCACGGTATCGGTAAAAATATCCTCTGCATCGGCAACCTGACAATCGTATTTATAGTGTAATAGTCCGGTTAAATAACTATAATAACTGCGGTAAATTGTATCAAGGGCTTGGTCATTTCCTTGTTGGAGTTGTTCAAATTCGTGTTGCGTCATTGGGTTCGTGTATATAACGTTAAAACTTGATTATGCAAGCAGCTATGCCACATATTAGTGCAAAGATACAAAATTAGTAAAATTAAAATGGCAGGCGTATGAATGCCCTCTGAGCTGAAACTAACTAACCAACTCCTCCGGATATAAATTTCTTGGCGGCGTAAGGTCTTGAATTAAGATTTAGCAGATTAGGAAATTGGTAGAATTTTACCGCCTACCTATATTTTCAAAGATGGGTATAGTATTTATAGAGATGTGGTATAGCAATACCTTTTTCCGGAAATTGTAAGGCTATATTTATAACTATTCTACAATTCAAATTGATATTGCGCCGGAAATATTTAGCGTTTTATGGCCACAATCTTTGTTCGCATGTTTACTTAAATAAGTATTGAAGCCAATTTTGCAGCATCGTTAAACCAAGGGGCGTCAGCACCGACTCGGGGTGAAACTGCACGCCCCACACAGGAAGAGTTTTATGTTTAAATGCCATGATGTGTTGCGTATCAGCGTCAAAAGCGGTGGGCTGCAATACATTAGGAAAATGCTGCGGATGTGCCACCCACGAGTGGTAGCGGCCAACAGGTGTGTGCGTGGGTATTCCATTAAAAAGGGCGGCCTCAACAGGCATAGCAATGGCTAAGGGGGTAGCTTGCCCATGTATTGGTATCGAGAGGTTGAGCAATTTGCCGCCATACACTTCAATAATAGCCTGATGCCCCAAACAAACGCCTAAAATGGGTTTTTTTCCGGATAATTGTTTTATTAACGGCAACAAACAGCCCGCCTGGTGGGGCAAGCCCGGCCCCGGCGACAATACTATAGCATCGAACTGTTTTAAATTACCAGTATTTGAGGTAATAGCAGCAATTAAATTGGGAGCATCATTGCGCTGAACAGTAATTTGCATGGGCAGTTGGCAATTTTCTCCGGCCCTATAAAAATACTCAACCAAATTATAGGTAAACGAATCGTAATTATCAAGAATGAACAATTTCATGGCCTTAATTAAATTTCATCCGGATTTTGCTGCTTATGTGCCGGCAAATTGGTCGCCATTTCTATATGATGTTTG
This genomic window contains:
- a CDS encoding aminodeoxychorismate/anthranilate synthase component II, whose product is MKLFILDNYDSFTYNLVEYFYRAGENCQLPMQITVQRNDAPNLIAAITSNTGNLKQFDAIVLSPGPGLPHQAGCLLPLIKQLSGKKPILGVCLGHQAIIEVYGGKLLNLSIPIHGQATPLAIAMPVEAALFNGIPTHTPVGRYHSWVAHPQHFPNVLQPTAFDADTQHIMAFKHKTLPVWGVQFHPESVLTPLGLTMLQNWLQYLFK